The Sinorhizobium sp. B11 genomic interval AAGCCACGCGAAAACCAGCCGGTGACCAATATTTCGGTCGTGACGACCAGACGGGACGGCTCGACCCGCAGTTATCAGATGGAACTGACCGTTCGCGATGGCACCGTGGAGGCCGGACAGAACACCTATTTCTACGTTAAGTATCGCTACCCGGCCGACGAGGCCGAGCGGCGCCGGCTCAACGCCGCCGCGCGCGCGCAAGCGAAACAAGCCGGCGACGCAGATCGCGTTCTTGCGCTGCATGAGGCGTATGGTCCACGAAACTGGCGCTACTCCGCTCAGGGTAGCGGGGCGCTAGAGCCGCAAGCGGTCTACGATAATGGAAAAGTCACGACCTTCGCCTTTGTCGGAAACCAGGAAATGCCGGCGATTTACGTCGAGAACTCCGATGGTTCCGAAAGCCTAGTCCCGAAATCCGTCGCTGGCAATCTTGTGATAGTCCACGCGATCAGCCGTAAGTTCATTCTGCGTCGCGGCGGCGACGTACATTGCGTCTTCAGCGAGGCCTACGACCGCGTTGGCATCAACCCAGAAACGAACACGACGTCACCGTCAGTCGAGCGCGTTGTCAAGACGGCGTCTGGCGAAGCGCAATAGGAGGT includes:
- the virB9 gene encoding P-type conjugative transfer protein VirB9 is translated as MLLALAAGLSSSAFALDIPRGSSQDSRIRFVDYQPYNITKIVGTLRSSVQIEFAADEEIAHVALGNSVAWEVAPAGNILFLKPRENQPVTNISVVTTRRDGSTRSYQMELTVRDGTVEAGQNTYFYVKYRYPADEAERRRLNAAARAQAKQAGDADRVLALHEAYGPRNWRYSAQGSGALEPQAVYDNGKVTTFAFVGNQEMPAIYVENSDGSESLVPKSVAGNLVIVHAISRKFILRRGGDVHCVFSEAYDRVGINPETNTTSPSVERVVKTASGEAQ